The DNA window GGCGCCCAAGCTTCTTTTAGAGACCCAAAAAGCACGTCAAGCATGATTTTAATAATGCTCGTCTCTGTGGGAGTGAAAAGTCTTCCTGGCGGCAGCTTGTCAAAACCGCGACCAAACCCACCAAAGAAATTATCCAGCGCAGCAAATACAATTGAAGGCTCAATCACAGCCATGGAATAGCCCCGCAGTGGGTTTAATCTAATGGTATTCACTGACAGTGGTGCGGACAAGTCTCTTACATATTCACCAAATTTCATTATTTTTACATCGGCCATACTGACTTTTGGCGTGGTGCGCAGCACCTCAAGTAAGCCCAGTCGAAACTGTCTGATAAAACGCTCATTAATCATATCGACGGCGCCAATATTAACCCCGAGAGAAGAGTCTTCATTGGTCAGGTCATGGCGCACTGCCATAACCTCACTGTTGAGCCCAGTGTCGGCCTCTATTGAGCCGTCCTGAAGTCCAGCGGTGAGGGCATCGAGCTCTTCTGGGGATAATAAATTATTAATGTCAGCCATCGTGGCCCTCAAAGTCTGAATAGCAAGTGTTGGTTTTTAGATATTCACTTACTGAACAACGAACTCAGTAAAATAAACTGCCTCAATGCCGCCAAAATCTTCTAAGGCTTCCAGCACTGCATTCATTTCGGTTTTCAATTCTGCCGCTAGATTGTCCTGAAAGTTTTTATCGGCAACCTCTGCTTCGGTGATATTACGCATGACCTTGAGCATCGCGAAACGCAAAGGAAAATCGTGTTTATCGACATTCTCAATTACCCGCTCATCGTAGTGAGTCATGATTGCAACTGTTGCCTGCATGACCTTTCGAGAGTTGGAGATATTAGCGACCAGCACCTTTGGCAAGACAAAATAAGACGGCTCAAATCGCGTTAACTCTGGGGAATCTTGTTTAACTTTATCCGGGCCAGATGCCGCGGCTGCTTCAGCTTCAGCTTGCGCAGCAGCCTCTGCCTCGAGGGCTGCAATAGCTTCTTCCGCACCCAAGCCTTCGTTGGCATCAAAAAAACCACTGGCGAACAGAGTTCCGCCAACAGTTATGGCAACCAACAGTAGAATCCCAACAACGATTAAAATAATTTTTAATATCGGGCTCTTGGCTTTTTCTTCTTCTAGGTTATCTTCGCTCATTCACTATTCCTCTTATCCGTCCATTCACAAGGCGGTATTTATACATGTACATCTAGGCCATCAGCTGAAGTGTTCTGACCTACTTCGGGGCTATCGCTATCCAGCTCTGCGGCCAGCCTGTCATTTGATCCCTCAGAACGCTCTTCAGACGCTGTCGACTTTCCGTCAGAGGCGCCTTGATTTGCCGAGCCTAAATCCATAGAAGCAGTTTCCGTGCCATGTTCTTGTAAAGCCTCACGCAATCGCGGCATTCCCTCGTTGATCAGATCTCTAGTGGTGGCGTTAGCGGCGATAAATCGCGCTTCAAGCTCGCCATTTTTCATCTCTAGCTGCACTTCAATTCGCCCTAGGCTTTTCGGGTGCAGATCCATCTCCACATGCCACGAACCACGCTGAATCTGAGCCGTGAGGCGCTTGCCCAGCGCATCGGTTAACTGACGCGACAGCTGCATATAAGTATCCTGTCGGCGCAGCGCATCTTGCATAGCATCTTCAGCCGGCGCTTGGCTCGCGAGGCCAGCATTTAAACTGACCTGGGCTGTCGAATTGGCTACCTGCCCCTCGGCAAACAATGGCACTGGAGTCGCTGCAGCGCTCACCAAGGGCCCGATGGTAGTTGCTTGAGGCCCAGTAGCGATTGACAGTTTATTATCGACAAGATTAATCGTCTCCATTTTCGTTACTGGCAAGCTCTGGCGCTCTCGATGCTGCTTGAGGAACGCCTCGGCCATCTTTGGCTCAATAGTCACCTTGGCCGCCTCTAGCTGCCCAGCCAGAACCTGAGGCTTGACCGCTGCAGAACTAGCGCTCAGCTTAACATCTGCGAGTGGGGTTTTAGACTTTATATCAAGTGTATTTAATTCACTTGTGGTCGCTGACAGCGAGCCTTTGGCCGCAGTTATGGACGCTTGCTGAACCAGATTTTGGGACATAGGCTGAGGGTTGATTGCTTGCAGATTGTTAGCCTGAGGATTGTTAGCCTGAGGATTATTAGCCTGAGAATTGTAGCCCTGAGGATTGCTAACTTGGGCATTAACAGCTTTATGATTAGTCGCCTGAGTACCCACTGCTGCCGCAACTGCAGCTTTTAGCGTTTGCTCTTCCGCTGGCAGACCTGGGCTAACTGCAGGCTGAGCAACCTGAGCTGGCTGCAGGCGCTGCGGGCCAGTTACTGACTTAGGATTGCCAGCTTGGGCATCAGCAACTTGAGGATTAGCAGCCTGATTGCTCTGAACTCGCTGCAGGCGCTGCTGGTCAGTTAGAAACTTGTCGCTTGCCGTAGCCAGCTGTAGCTTTGGCTTAGCGCTGAGAGGTAAAGTATCTCCCTCAGGCAGTCCTATCTGTGGAACATTTTCCACTAGCTTACTGCCGGGCGGGATGGAGTGCTGAGGCTCCCCTGTTGCGGCGAGGACATGTATAGCCTCAGCATTTTCTAGCAAGCGATTTAGTTTAGAGTTCATTGAAATCGCAGGATTCGCCGCGGCGCTCTGTTCAAGCACAACGCTGCTCACCGGTTGATCAGTACCGCTAGTCAATAGCCCAAGAGACGCTGGGTCCATGCCCTGAGCGCGAGCGAAGGCGATTAAACCCGCATCAGTCGGCTCGCTACCACCGACAATCAGGGAGATGCCGCCCTTAAGCGTGCGGCTTGAGAGTATTGCAGCGGAATCAATCTCGGCGGCTTGCTTTTGCGGCGCCTCAGCAAGCGGCATTGAATTGCCACTTTTGGCCGCTTTTAAGCTTGCCGCTGCATCACCGAGCAGTGCTGAAAACTGCTCCGAATTTGTTCCCGCAGTGTCCTGACCAGACCCTGAGGGTCCCGCCGCTGCTGGTGCTGTGGCTCTACCCATTTCCAGTAGAATGTTTTTTGAGTCGAGCATGTGGGCATTAAGTCCTTTGCAATATCTTAGTTACTAAGCTTAGTTACTAACGGTATTAGCAAAACACATGCCAATGACGCGACGGAGACTATTTGCTCAGCGCCGCGGGGTGCACCAGGTACCACTGAATGCCGCGGCGTTTGTCTCACCAAAGCTGGGTTTAGCTAAGCTGCAACTAGGGTATCCGGGCGCGGAAATTGTGCTGCTGTATGGCTTGAGCATCGAGGCTGCGAGTCTCGCGAGAGTAGCTCTCGCGCTGCTCTTGCTCTTTGGCACGGGTAGCTAGATGATCGACTTTCATGCGCTCGCGCTCGGCACTCACTAATACCTGTCGAGCTAGCTGAAGTTCGATGTCGATGCGATTTTGTTCCTGTTTTGCACGAATTTTGAGTTCCTGAAGTTGAACAATAAAATGGCGATAATTGTTCACTTCGGTGGCGTTGTGATCACGCTGCTGTACTGCTTGCAGCTGCTGGTTGTAGTCGAGCAGCAAAGCGCTAACCTTCTCCTCTTGAAGTAGAGAATTTTCACGGCGGCGGTTAATTTCAGCAAGCCGGAGTCGCGCATCACGA is part of the SAR92 clade bacterium H455 genome and encodes:
- a CDS encoding flagellar basal body-associated FliL family protein, encoding MSEDNLEEEKAKSPILKIILIVVGILLLVAITVGGTLFASGFFDANEGLGAEEAIAALEAEAAAQAEAEAAAASGPDKVKQDSPELTRFEPSYFVLPKVLVANISNSRKVMQATVAIMTHYDERVIENVDKHDFPLRFAMLKVMRNITEAEVADKNFQDNLAAELKTEMNAVLEALEDFGGIEAVYFTEFVVQ
- a CDS encoding flagellar FliJ family protein, giving the protein MKTVWTALLAKAERTLRDARLRLAEINRRRENSLLQEEKVSALLLDYNQQLQAVQQRDHNATEVNNYRHFIVQLQELKIRAKQEQNRIDIELQLARQVLVSAERERMKVDHLATRAKEQEQRESYSRETRSLDAQAIQQHNFRARIP
- the fliM gene encoding flagellar motor switch protein FliM — protein: MADINNLLSPEELDALTAGLQDGSIEADTGLNSEVMAVRHDLTNEDSSLGVNIGAVDMINERFIRQFRLGLLEVLRTTPKVSMADVKIMKFGEYVRDLSAPLSVNTIRLNPLRGYSMAVIEPSIVFAALDNFFGGFGRGFDKLPPGRLFTPTETSIIKIMLDVLFGSLKEAWAPILAINCEHVNSEINPQFAQIADENDLVVVSRFVADLGRNISGNIDLVYPYNSLKPIRDLLRSRVQTGDGDDVSDKEWSAELKSAAVDAELEITVELGEIETTLSKFEAMREGDIVYFSKGEHARMYVNSVPVFDADVGANGSQMAARIIRPLAPLK
- a CDS encoding flagellar hook-length control protein FliK, whose amino-acid sequence is MLDSKNILLEMGRATAPAAAGPSGSGQDTAGTNSEQFSALLGDAAASLKAAKSGNSMPLAEAPQKQAAEIDSAAILSSRTLKGGISLIVGGSEPTDAGLIAFARAQGMDPASLGLLTSGTDQPVSSVVLEQSAAANPAISMNSKLNRLLENAEAIHVLAATGEPQHSIPPGSKLVENVPQIGLPEGDTLPLSAKPKLQLATASDKFLTDQQRLQRVQSNQAANPQVADAQAGNPKSVTGPQRLQPAQVAQPAVSPGLPAEEQTLKAAVAAAVGTQATNHKAVNAQVSNPQGYNSQANNPQANNPQANNLQAINPQPMSQNLVQQASITAAKGSLSATTSELNTLDIKSKTPLADVKLSASSAAVKPQVLAGQLEAAKVTIEPKMAEAFLKQHRERQSLPVTKMETINLVDNKLSIATGPQATTIGPLVSAAATPVPLFAEGQVANSTAQVSLNAGLASQAPAEDAMQDALRRQDTYMQLSRQLTDALGKRLTAQIQRGSWHVEMDLHPKSLGRIEVQLEMKNGELEARFIAANATTRDLINEGMPRLREALQEHGTETASMDLGSANQGASDGKSTASEERSEGSNDRLAAELDSDSPEVGQNTSADGLDVHV